The Primulina huaijiensis isolate GDHJ02 chromosome 10, ASM1229523v2, whole genome shotgun sequence region GAGACTTTGAAGAAAAAGCTTACCTCCACGCCAGTGCTGGTATTACCCATGGAAGGCAAAGACTTCACAATCTACAGTGATGCATCTAAAGGAGGTTTAGGATGTGTACTCATGCAAGAGGGAAGGGTGATTGCATACGCGTCGAGACATTTGAAGCCGTATGAACAGAATTACCCAACACATTACCTCGAGCTAGCGGCAGTGGTGTTTGCACTAAAGATTTTGAGACAATATCTATATGGTGCCAAGTgtgagattttcactgatcaccaaagtctcaagtatttgttcactcaaaaggaactaaatatgagacaaagatggTGGATTGAACACATGAAGGATTACGACTTAACAATAAGCTACCATCCAGGCAAAGCCAACAAAGTAGCAGATGCTTTAAGTCGAAAGAATGCAAGTAAGGTAATCCTGGCATCACTTTCAGCACAACCTTGTCTTAGAGAGACAATCAAGATAAGTCAAGAGAGAGATTCCGCTTTGGTgaaactgaaagagcaagccaaaGAAGGGAAATCACCAGATTTCGAGACGGACAACGAAGGAATCatgtggatgaaaggacgattgtgtGTACCAGACATCGATAACCTTCGACAAGAAGTAATGTCTGAAGCACATAAGTCAAAATTTACAGTTCATCCTggcagtaccaagatgtacagagatttgaagaaaaatttctggtggaatggaatgaagaaggacatggcaatgtttgtttctaagtgtcacgtgtgccagcaagtcaaggcagaacaccagagaTCTGGTGGACTTCTTCAACCATTAGAAATCCCGGAATGGAAATGAaaacatatttccatggatttcgtagtTGTTTTACCAAAGTCGAGACAAGGTCATGACggaatatgggtaatcgtagatagactgacaaaatctgcacatttcttacctGTCCGCATGAACTATAATGTAGACAAGCTAGCCACCTTGTACATGAATGAGATCGTGCGATTACATGGAGTACCAGCTAGCATACTATCAGACAGAGATCCTAGATTTACATCTcgattttggaagagctttcaacaAGCTATGTGGACTAAGGTTACTCTTAGTacggcttatcatcctcaaaccgacgGCCAAACagagaggacaattcaaactcttgaggatatgctgagaACTTGTGCTCTGGACTTCAATGGTAATTGGAGCGAACATCTGCCCTTAATCGAGTTCGCATACAATAATAGTTACCACAgcagcattggaatggcaccatacgaAGCTCtatatggacgaaaatgtcgatcaccactatattgggatgaagtaggggaaaaaGCCATCGTTGGACCCGAACTGATCCAAGAAATAGTGGATAAAGTTGCTATGATCAAAGAGCGACTAAAAGCTGCACAAGATCGACAAAAAAGCTGGGCTGACCTGAAAAAGAGACCCGTGGAATTTGAAGTTGGATAAAAGGCGTATGTGAAAGtgtcacccatgaagggtgtagTCCGATTCAATAAGGCTAGGAAACTGAATCCCAGATACGTCGGatcatttgaaattcttgagaaagtgggaacacttGCTTATAGATTAGTACTCTCACCTGACATGTCAAGAATTCACAATGTATTCCACGTCTCGCAGCTGAGGAGATATATTTCTGATCCAAGTCATATTCTGGAAGCTGGACCACTTCTGGTGGAGGGAAATCTAAATGAAGAACTGAAGTATGAAGAAATTCCGATTCGAATTGTGGATAACAAAGACCAAGTACTGAGGCAACGAACtattccatatgtcaaagtacaatggtccAACCACACTGAaagagaagctacttgggagttaGAAGAAAAGATGCGAGATCAATACCCTTACCTCTTTGAGAATCAAGTGtagccaagtttcgaggacgaaacttctcataatgagggagggatgtgagaacctgaaattccagcagaagctaacaattccagTAGCACTCAATAATTCAGAAGAtggtatttttccagcagacaGATTTCCAGCAGAAGCTATTATTTCATAAGCTGATATTTTCCAGCAGACCGAATCCAGCAGCATAAGAGCGAATTCCAGCAGACAGTTACTAATCCAACTTATGatttgtaactgaagcatttatCATGGAAATTAAAGGCTGTAATGGCACTTAATGGCAGATTATGGCCATTAATTGAGAGGCAAACAGTCTGGAACcttgcctataaataacaccatCAGTCTCTAAAttggtgttacacaaatcttgagaTTATCACTTGAACTTTCGAGTTAAGAGAGTGCTGATTTTCGAGCAGTAGAAACCAGTAGCAAGAACAACAGATTtccagacttcaaccgaaattCTTTCAGCAAATtacagtaagtgggcttatatataaatatcttgaaatcagtttgataatatctgttttaaatcatattttatgttgatttctgatatctgattttgaagcactgaaactccctagtgaactaatggtaggaatatatattctgaacatttctgaattctgattctgattctgacctcaccccttagaggagagaacatataggggactgatatcagtttagccatgaaattcactaacgtgctcagtgcttactaattctgatttctgttTGAATACTGTGATTTCTGAATTATGATTCCTATTCTGGAAACAAgagttttctgtatattattgtatatctgtttctgtaaaaatggtgtttgaaaactgtgagttattcccgcccctgcttactgagtgacaaccatatcactcacccaccaaacccatctcagataaaaacaaggaagaaaagctagaagaagaagagcagattcagttctggggctggtgaagaagatTTTTAATTCTCAGTTTTATTTACGTTCTTTTCCGCTGCATCTGTAAGACATTGTTATGTCTGGtttgttttacatttccgctgtaaaacataaattatttgagtttgtatcagacatggagatatt contains the following coding sequences:
- the LOC140986630 gene encoding uncharacterized protein; translated protein: MKGVVRFNKARKLNPRYVGSFEILEKVGTLAYRLVLSPDMSRIHNVFHVSQLRRYISDPSHILEAGPLLVEGNLNEELKYEEIPIRIVDNKDQVLRQRTIPYVKVQWSNHTEREATWELEEKMRDQYPYLFENQV